In a single window of the Drosophila albomicans strain 15112-1751.03 chromosome 3, ASM965048v2, whole genome shotgun sequence genome:
- the LOC117567908 gene encoding uncharacterized protein LOC117567908, giving the protein MLLSFLIEINKMPYSSATAEESATSSTKRSSSRQHRKPTIWTREKIYKLIDLYRASDCLWNHYSELYKNKDSRTKAIDHICESLGITKYDYGKKVHNLRNQFNSELKKYERRIKNAEGIRAISPKSCRWEHFEKLMFLRPIIERRPGYQPQCKSLVKNDECSTAETHVTGTVSGSQLGTGNIVQLELLSVEDTSNSSAKEQATCDLQVTPKSEVASNLSTDPSVNVLRRDSITIKSAETPNYSNAHGPGQPNTIRDQWDAFGELIANEFRNLNSAISRKKLKRKIMQVMLEVGEEDDQKYTSNN; this is encoded by the exons ATGCTCCTTAGCTTTTTgatagaaataaacaaaatgccatACAGCTCAGCAACAGCTGAAGAATCGGCCACTTCATCCACAAAACGTAGCAGTAGTCGCCAGCATCGTAAGCCAACCATATGGACAAGGGAAAAGATctacaaattaattgatttgtatCGAGCGTCGGATTGCTTGTGGAATCATTACTCGGAGCTATACAAGAATAAGGACTCTCGTACCAAGGCCATTGATCATATATGCGAATCGCTCGGCATCACAAAGTACGACTATGGCAAGAAAGTGCACAATCTGCgcaatcaattcaattcggAATTAAAGAAGTACGAGCGTCGCATAAAGAATGCTGAAGGAATTCGAGCCATCTCGCCTAAGAGCTGCCGCTGGGAACACTTCGAGAAGTTAATGTTCCTGCGGCCCATAATTGAAAGACGGCCGGGATATCAACCACAATGCAAG AGTTTGGTAAAAAACGATGAATGCAGTACTGCGGAAACACATGTAACAGGAACTGTATCAGGAAGTCAACTGGGGACTGGAAATATCGTACAGCTGGAGCTGTTAAGCGTAGAGGACACAAGCAATAGCAGTGCAAAGGAACAAGCCACTTGTGACTTACAAGTCACTCCAAAGTCTGAAGTTGCTTCCAACCTGTCTACGGATCCTTCAGTCAATGTTCTTCGCAGAGATTCTATAACTATAAAATCTGCCGAAACACCAAACTATTCGAATGCGCACGGACCGGGTCAGCCGAACACAATCCGCGACCAATGGGATGCATTTGGCGAATTAATAGCGAATGAATTTCGCAATTTAAACTCAGCGATTTCACGCAAAAAgttaaaacgaaaaattatGCAAGTTATGCTGGAAGTCGGCGAAGAAgatgatcaaaaatatacgaGCAACAATTGA
- the LOC117567906 gene encoding zinc finger protein 572: protein MSQVIPNTPTPQMLTTSTLTPIEATKQQRTHSFPTIVDGNMHSNEHQASIPDVILRASTMFGDLKHSAGPLDLENVNNAVETENNLTSSSRDNLQFNAMGDSKIRIMPTTKLMATPHATDPKRKFVCPYDNCTKSYGKSSHLRSHLTWHTGIKPFVCSEPKCGKGFTRSDELNRHLRTHTGEKPFECVQCSKKFSRSDHLTKHLATHDRQLKSSNPKRSLPNTTTSSSSSSRQKSTKKLSTTDAGDSGFHFMAVLSGSDVNANANLNHHNHQSQQQQNADISGFEHLPLRIKLERPEHSDKYQIAAAAPPLIPDNQQLTTSFNANPEVVKYEPTDDIVRTLNQLPAQDGPGTYGMPHFVQDRPFRCRQCEKRFKRQDDLNRHIRTHTGEKPYACSQCCRRFVRSDHLKKHQQTHLKAR from the coding sequence ATGTCACAAGTAATTCCAAACACGCCCACACCTCAAATGCTGACGACATCAACGTTAACGCCGATAGAAGCAACGAAGCAACAACGAACACACTCATTTCCAACAATTGTCGATGGCAACATGCACTCAAATGAGCATCAGGCATCCATTCCCGATGTCATACTACGAGCCTCCACAATGTTTGGCGATCTGAAGCATAGTGCGGGGCCCTTGGATCtcgaaaatgtaaataatgcGGTAGAGactgaaaacaatttaacatCAAGTAGTAGggacaatttgcaatttaatgcaatGGGCGATTCTAAGATACGCATAATGCCAACAACGAAGCTGATGGCAACGCCACATGCCACGGATCCCAAACGCAAATTCGTTTGCCCGTACGATAATTGCACAAAAAGCTATGGCAAAAGTTCCCACCTACGCTCACATCTCACGTGGCACACAGGTATCAAACCATTCGTTTGCTCTGAGCCCAAATGTGGCAAGGGATTCACGCGTTCAGATGAACTCAATCGTCATTTGCGCACTCATACGGGCGAAAAGCCATTTGAGTGCGTGCAGTGCAGTAAAAAGTTTTCGCGAAGCGATCATCTAACTAAGCATTTGGCCACACACGATCGTCAGCTAAAAAGCAGCAATCCGAAGCGTTCCTTGCCCAACACTACGACAAGTagtagcagtagcagcaggcaaaagtcaacaaaaaagCTGTCAACGACGGATGCGGGCGATTCGGGGTTCCACTTCATGGCCGTGCTAAGCGGCAGTGAtgtgaatgcaaatgcaaatctaaATCATCACAATCATcagtcacagcaacagcagaatgCGGATATATCGGGGTTTGAGCACTTACCGCTGCGCATTAAGCTGGAACGGCCGGAACATAGTGACAAATATCagatcgcagcagcagcgccgccTCTAATACCTGACAACCAACAACTGACAACTAGTTTTAATGCTAATCCCGAAGTCGTCAAGTACGAGCCTACAGATGACATTGTACGCACACTCAATCAACTGCCGGCCCAGGATGGTCCTGGCACCTATGGAATGCCCCATTTTGTACAGGATCGTCCGTTTCGCTGTCGCCAGTGCGAGAAACGTTTCAAGCGGCAGGACGATCTTAATCGGCACATTCGAACGCACACGGGGGAGAAGCCCTATGCGTGCAGTCAATGTTGCCGACGCTTCGTTCGCAGCGATCACTTGAAAAAGCATCAGCAAACGCATTTAAAAGCTCGGTAG
- the LOC117567907 gene encoding uncharacterized protein LOC117567907 encodes MELQNIYLSIIFTLLPDYLLHLFRMIGIMSSPIHEHYRCAAPTRRSQTTTASSSSVQDSEITMSRMMDKSSSEEGSGSGSVLNNLQPEPLVAAMYSLQFVADVVNRVQSALNQCSTSNCQMPTNSAMTSIEFARSTEPSFCYFFIDMHPQYDTFDTCHDPDETDLKNMSDQQCASTGKTLAKNISCKLARQRSISECSDDSFICFEDDTDLKDTSDHQSQGMGTTAAKNTPCKITRQRSMSECSDDSFICFEDDSNLPDDCINFDDQADFNSTDNTDDCKFDSQEQDADQEFTKKVRFNLKPKVHVMHTWDFAYRAARKGAWQEIARDRDRFQQRIKRLAPTIDIVLNSNHREKVYRDRFLDVN; translated from the exons atggagCTGCAAAACATTTACTTGTCAATCATCTTTACATTACTGCCTGACTATTTGTTGCATCTATTTCGAATGATTGGAATCATGAGTTCGCCAATACACGAACATTATCGGTGCGCGGCGCCAACGCGACGTTCCCAGACAACAACGGCTTCATCATCTTCAGTCCAGGACTCTGAAATAACGATGTCGCGTATGATGGACAAATCATCTTCAGAGGAGGGATCGGGATCGGGTTCGGTTCTAAACAACTTGCAGCCTGAGCCATTAGTGGCAGCGATGTACTCGCTACAATTTGTGGCGGACGTGGTGAATCGAGTGCAGTCGGCTCTGAATCAATGCTCAACATCCAATTGccaaatgccaacaaattcGGCTATGACAAGCATTGAGTTTGCTCGGAGCACCGAGCCATCGTTTTGCTATTTCTTTATTGATATGCATCCCCAGTACGACACTTTTGATACTTGTCATGATCCTGACGAGACAGACCTCAAAAATATGTCGGATCAACAATGTGCAAGTACTGGAAAAACTCTTGCTAAGAACATATCCTGCAAACTGGCACGACAACGTAGCATTTCCGAGTGTAGCGATGACAGCTTCATCTGCTTCGAGGACGACACGGACCTCAAAGACACGTCGGATCACCAAAGTCAAGGGATGGGGACAACGGCTGCGAAAAACACACCCTGCAAAATAACACGACAACGCAGCATGTCCGAATGTAGCGATGACAGCTTCATCTGCTTCGAGGACGACAGCAATCTGCCAGATGATTGCATTAATTTCGATGACCAAGCTGATTTCAATTCCACGGACAACACGGATGATTGTAAATTCGACAGCCAAGAGCAGGATGCAGATCAAGAATTTACAAAGAAG gTGCGCTTCAATCTAAAACCAAAAGTTCATGTCATGCACACGTGGGATTTTGCTTATCGCGCCGCTCGCAAGGGCGCCTGGCAGGAGATCGCACGGGATCGGGATCGATTTCAACAACGCATCAAACGCCTGGCCCCAACGATAGACATTGTGCTGAACTCCAACCATAGAGAAAAAGTTTATAGAGATCGATTTCTAGATGTAAATTAG
- the LOC117569273 gene encoding AP-3 complex subunit sigma-2, producing MIKAILVFNNHGKPRLSKFYQYFDESLQQQIIKETFQLVSKRDDNVCNFLEGGSLIGGSDYKLIYRHYATLYFVFCVDSSESELGILDLIQVFVETLDKCFENVCELDLIFHADAVHHILSELVMGGMVLQTNMNDIMARIEEQNKLVKQEAGISAAPARAVSAVKSMNIPQQIKDIKLPDLPQAIKDLKF from the exons ATGATTAAAGCTATACTTGTGTTTAATAATCATGGAAAGCCTCGATTATCGAAATTCTATCAATATTTT GATGAAAGCCTTCAACAACAAATCATCAAAGAGACGTTTCAACTGGTTTCCAAACGCGATGATAACGTCTGCAATTTTCTGGAAGGCGGCAG CTTGATTGGTGGATCGGATTACAAGTTAATATATCGTCATTATGCCACATTGTACTTTGTGTTCTGTGTTGACTCGTCCGAAAGTGAGTTAGGCATTCTGGACTTGATTCAAGTGTTCGTCGAAACATTGGACAAGTGTTTTGAGAATGTTTGCGAGTTGGATCTAATTTTTCATGCCGATGCCGTTCATCACATCCTCTCCGAACTGGTAATGGGTGGCATGGTGCTGCAGACCAACATGAATGATATCATGGCCCGCATTGAGGAACAGAATAAGTTAGTTAAGCAAGAGGCTGGAATCTCGGCGGCACCAGCGCGAGCTGTGAGCGCAGTGAAAAGTATGAACATTCCACAACAAATCAAAGATATAAAACTGCCAGATTTACCACAGGCTATTAAGGACTTAAAGTTTTGA
- the LOC117569272 gene encoding 5-aminolevulinate synthase, erythroid-specific, mitochondrial, translating into MQCPFLNRFNANYLRSYTEVLYQSYGAFCPVVGKTINNAAEKKLSLTTTTSRNAVQFSSVATRSYSTKSYSVDTNSNSKLYDVSGSSNSDHGNTTATAAANISQSKSTFQYEKFFNEQILKKKRDHSYRVFKRVNRLAGDGLFPHALEYSAQSERPITVWCSNDYLGMSAHPNVKRKVKEALEMHGSGAGGTRNISGNSLHHERLERKLAELHEKEAALLFTSCFVANDSTLFTLAKLLPNCHIFSDAGNHASMIQGIRNSGVPKHIFRHNDVEHLRELLQKVDKATPKIVAFETVHSMTGAICPLEELLDVAHEYGAITFIDEVHAVGLYGDHGAGVGERDGVLDKMDIISGTLGKAFGNIGGYIAGSSMLIDLIRSYAAGFIFTTSLPPTVLCGALEAVTILASMEGRQLRNLHQRNVSYLKNLLLREGFPLEDTPSHIIPIKIGDPQKCTQISNVLMDQFGHYLQAINYPTVARGQEKLRLAPTPFHTFEMMNVLVTDLKKVWEMLELSTNVPLSPNGCMFCNSESCWHKDHSPDLECGIPNCPRLEISVAA; encoded by the exons ATGCAGTGTCCGTTTCTTAACCGTTTCAACGCGAATTACTTGCGTAGTTACACCGAGGTCTTGTATCAATCCTATGGTGCATTTTGTCCTGTAGTTggcaaaacaattaataatgcTGCTGAGAAAAAACTTTCTCTtacaacgacgacgtcaaGAAACGCAGTGCAATTTTCGTCGGTGGCTACAAGGTCATACTCGACAAAAAGCTATAGCGTTGACACCAATTCGAACTCGAAGCTGTATGATGTAAGCGGCAGTAGCAATAGTGACCATGGCAACACAACTgccacagcagctgccaaCATTAGTCAGTCAAAGTCGACGTTTCAATATGAAAAGTTCTTTAATGAACAGATTTTGAAAAAGAAACGCGATCATTCGTATCGCGTGTTCAAGCGTGTGAATCGTTTGGCTGGAGATGGGCTCTTTCCTCATGCTCTCGAATATTCTGCCCAGTCGGAGCGACCGATTACCGTCTGGTGTTCTAATGACTACTTGGGCATGTCTGCCCACCCTAATGTGAAGCGAAAAGTAAAGGAGGCCTTGGAAATGCATGGATCGGGAGCGGGAGGTACGCGAAATATTTCGGGTAATTCGTTGCATCATGAACGTCTTGAGAGAAAGCTCGCCGAGCTGCACGAAAAAGAGGCTGCTCTCTTGTTCACCTCGTGCTTTGTGGCGAATGATTCTACGTTGTTTACGCTAGCGAAACTACTGCCCAACTGTCACATCTTTTCGGATGCTGGCAATCATGCCTCAATGATTCAAGGCATACGTAATAGTGGCGTGCCCAAGCACATCTTTCGGCACAACGATGTCGAGCACTTGCGAGAGTTGTTGCAGAAAGTCGACAAAGCCACACCGAAGATTGTTGCATTTGAAACGGTGCATTCCATGACAGGTGCCATTTGTCCACTCGAAGAACTGCTTGACGTGGCGCACGAATATGGCGCTATAACATTCATCGATGAAGTGCATGCTGTCGGCCTCTATGGTGACCATGGTGCTGGAGTTGGAGAGCGCGATGGTGTGCTGGACAAAATGGACATCATCTCTGGTACTCTGGGCAAGGCATTTGGCAACATTGGCGGCTATATCGCTGGCTCATCCATGCTCATTGACTTGATACGTTCGTATGCGGCTGGATTCATATTTACCACGTCATTGCCACCCACTGTGCTCTGTGGTGCACTGGAAGCAGTCACCATACTGGCTTCTATGGAGGGAAGACAACTTCGCAATCTGCATCAAAGGAATGTCTCGTACcttaaaaatttgttgcttcGAGAAG GTTTTCCGCTGGAAGACACTCCCAGCCACATTATTCCTATCAAAATCGGTGATCCACAGAAATGTACGCAAATCTCGAATGTGCTAATGGATCAATTTGGACACTATTTGCAAGCTATCAATTACCCAACTGTTGCCCGCGGCCAGGAAAAACTTCGTCTAGCTCCCACTCCCTTTCATACTTTTGAGATGATGAATGTGCTCGTTACGGATTTGAAGAAGGTTTGGGAAATGCTTGAACTGTCGACCAACGTTCCACTTTCGCCCAATGGTTGCATGTTCTGCAACAGCGAGAGCTGCTGGCACAAAGATCATTCCCCTGATCTTGAATGTGGCATTCCGAATTGCCCCCGCTTGGAAATATCTGTGGCAGCTTAA